Proteins from a genomic interval of SAR202 cluster bacterium:
- a CDS encoding sigma-70 family RNA polymerase sigma factor has translation MAIMQDRADAFTPETVEELVRKAQKGDSTAFAGLYEAFYGKIFRYILFKTGDNVEAEDLTEEVFLRMLESIDSFKWQGYPFSSWLFRIAHNLIIDHYRKKGRQKTTSLDNVTGMVGAISTDMDSNLDFKLSIQEVADAMGGLTKLQQEVITLRFAAGLSVMETAEALGKNENAVKALQHAAIKKLRSLLGVTRSESSADDIGAVPQWSR, from the coding sequence ATGGCGATCATGCAGGATCGCGCCGATGCTTTCACGCCGGAGACTGTCGAGGAGCTGGTAAGGAAGGCGCAGAAGGGCGATTCAACCGCGTTCGCGGGCCTTTACGAAGCCTTCTACGGCAAGATTTTCAGGTACATCCTCTTCAAGACCGGCGACAATGTAGAAGCCGAAGACCTCACAGAGGAGGTATTCCTGCGAATGCTGGAGTCGATAGACTCCTTCAAATGGCAGGGTTACCCCTTCTCGTCGTGGCTGTTCCGGATCGCCCATAACCTCATAATCGACCATTATCGAAAGAAGGGCCGCCAGAAGACCACCTCTCTGGACAATGTCACGGGGATGGTGGGCGCAATTTCAACCGATATGGACAGCAACCTGGACTTCAAGCTGTCCATCCAGGAAGTGGCGGATGCTATGGGCGGCCTGACGAAGCTGCAGCAGGAGGTCATTACGCTCCGGTTTGCGGCGGGCCTCTCAGTGATGGAAACGGCAGAGGCGCTGGGCAAGAACGAAAACGCGGTCAAGGCGCTGCAGCACGCCGCAATCAAAAAACTTAGATCATTGCTGGGAGTAACCAGAAGCGAGTCCTCAGCCGACGATATAGGCGCGGTCCCGCAGTGGAGCCGATGA